A single Ignavibacteriales bacterium DNA region contains:
- a CDS encoding cation transporter, giving the protein MKQNKATRNAALAALITGFLMLAGKMSAYLITNSAAIYSDALESVVHIFASGIAFISIIISSRPEDESHPYGHGNIEFFSAGFEGLLIIVAAIAIMYAAIHDLIFGIAIKKLDIGLYIVIAAAVINVFLGWYLIHTGKKYNSITLIADGKHVLTDSWTSLGVVVGIGLVMLTGYTILDPIFAILVATNIIFTGSKLVRDSFNGLMDASDPEMLKRICDKIASIKKDFWIDIHQLRVRRSGNKLFLDFHLVVPYYFTIKQTHSEEIAILKEVNALHNPTEIKIHLDHCDHTMCRFCSFAACTERKNDQTVFLTFNDKKIIGGPQQEHPDEEVAAISSKVE; this is encoded by the coding sequence ATGAAGCAAAATAAGGCAACCAGAAATGCCGCGCTTGCCGCTCTGATTACCGGCTTCCTGATGCTTGCCGGCAAAATGAGCGCATACCTGATTACCAATTCAGCTGCTATATATTCCGATGCACTCGAATCAGTAGTTCACATTTTTGCCTCTGGGATTGCTTTTATCAGCATCATTATCAGTTCACGCCCGGAAGATGAAAGCCACCCCTACGGCCATGGCAACATTGAATTCTTTTCCGCCGGTTTTGAAGGGCTGCTCATTATTGTTGCCGCAATCGCTATCATGTATGCCGCGATTCACGATCTGATCTTTGGAATAGCAATTAAAAAACTTGATATCGGTTTATATATCGTTATCGCTGCAGCAGTCATCAACGTTTTCCTGGGCTGGTATCTTATTCACACAGGAAAAAAATATAATTCGATTACGCTGATTGCCGACGGCAAACACGTACTTACCGATTCCTGGACCAGTCTCGGTGTGGTGGTGGGCATCGGCCTGGTGATGCTGACCGGATATACAATACTTGATCCTATTTTTGCAATTCTGGTTGCCACGAATATTATTTTTACGGGCTCGAAATTGGTACGGGATTCTTTTAACGGACTTATGGATGCTTCGGACCCGGAGATGTTAAAACGCATTTGTGATAAGATTGCTTCCATAAAAAAAGATTTCTGGATTGATATACACCAGCTCAGGGTTCGAAGATCGGGGAATAAATTATTTCTGGATTTTCATCTGGTTGTCCCCTATTACTTCACGATAAAGCAGACACATTCCGAGGAGATAGCCATTCTTAAGGAAGTGAACGCTCTGCATAATCCGACTGAAATAAAGATTCATCTTGATCACTGTGATCATACCATGTGCCGCTTTTGTTCCTTTGCGGCATGCACGGAAAGAAAAAACGATCAGACAGTTTTCCTTACCTTTAATGATAAGAAAATCATCGGGGGCCCTCAGCAGGAGCATCCTGATGAAGAAGTAGCCGCTATCTCTTCAAAGGTTGAGTAA
- a CDS encoding 5-(carboxyamino)imidazole ribonucleotide synthase: protein MEIKKNNLVIGILGGGQLAKMSLLAAAQLGFECAILEKQSASPAGKHTRFEFTGQVSDTQVLDSFIHASDVVTLESEFIDPAYLSYIESKGKKVFPSAATLSLIQDKYIQKTTFRDAGVPVAGFVQADGEPCYAQLSAILGEKFLLKSRTMGYDGYGNALVTDEESLMRGYQKLRSRNSSLMAEEYIPFVKELAVMVVRTGSETVFYPVAETIQEHHICKEVRLPSGITPGQESEVRDMVTRALDAIAGEGIFGFELFLLADGKILVNEVAPRPHNSGHYTIDACVTSQFENHIRAVAGLPLGSPELLKSHVIMVNLLGRRNGPGFPGNYQLPLHDKDVKLHVYGKEESRPGRKMGHITLTGSSDDIYQRASAIEKETDI, encoded by the coding sequence ATGGAAATAAAAAAGAATAATTTGGTTATAGGAATTCTCGGCGGAGGTCAGCTTGCTAAAATGTCCCTTTTGGCTGCTGCTCAGTTAGGATTTGAATGTGCAATTCTGGAAAAACAGTCAGCTTCACCGGCAGGAAAGCATACCCGTTTTGAGTTTACCGGTCAGGTAAGTGACACTCAGGTTCTGGATAGTTTTATTCACGCCTCCGATGTGGTAACACTCGAAAGTGAGTTTATAGATCCCGCGTATCTTTCCTATATAGAAAGCAAAGGCAAAAAAGTTTTTCCTTCCGCGGCTACACTTTCACTGATCCAGGATAAATATATACAAAAGACCACATTCAGGGATGCAGGAGTTCCGGTCGCCGGATTTGTACAGGCTGACGGTGAGCCCTGTTACGCTCAGCTTTCCGCAATCCTCGGAGAAAAGTTTCTACTGAAGAGCAGAACAATGGGGTATGACGGATATGGGAACGCGCTTGTTACAGATGAAGAATCACTCATGAGAGGGTATCAAAAACTCAGGAGCCGGAATTCATCTTTAATGGCTGAGGAGTATATACCATTTGTAAAAGAACTTGCCGTCATGGTCGTAAGAACGGGAAGTGAGACTGTCTTTTATCCCGTAGCAGAAACCATTCAGGAGCACCATATCTGCAAGGAGGTACGGCTTCCTTCTGGAATCACACCAGGACAGGAATCTGAGGTACGGGATATGGTCACGAGAGCGTTAGATGCCATTGCCGGGGAGGGTATATTCGGATTTGAATTATTCCTGCTTGCGGATGGAAAAATACTTGTGAATGAAGTCGCACCCCGCCCTCATAACTCCGGTCATTACACCATTGATGCATGTGTTACATCGCAATTTGAAAATCATATCAGAGCCGTTGCAGGACTTCCGCTAGGTTCACCTGAACTTCTTAAATCACACGTGATTATGGTTAATCTGCTGGGCAGAAGAAACGGTCCGGGTTTTCCGGGTAACTATCAACTGCCTCTGCATGATAAAGATGTTAAACTGCACGTGTACGGAAAAGAGGAATCACGTCCGGGAAGAAAAATGGGGCATATCACATTAACAGGAAGCTCGGATGATATATATCAGCGGGCATCAGCAATTGAAAAGGAGACCGATATATGA
- a CDS encoding T9SS type A sorting domain-containing protein, whose protein sequence is MKKFFFTLFVLFVSSAVVINAGEYQKTGPKPSANGQVNIVNGPGLSTPLSAVSESFEGATFPPAGWTKLSPDGGTGWTRITVGTTPLPGWNGGTATPFSATSGVGMAYVTWNTGGATSNDQWLITPQITNVGPGYQISFAVRKFSNYADNLDVKISTTGNTATTNFTINVATIAFAAADTGWMLKTYDIGSLVPANSSIYVALRERVADNFNDGDALMVDEFYCGMVVPVELTSFKAAAVGNDVQLNWATATEVNNRGFEVQRKTSNGDFVSVGYVGGNGTTTDRKEYSFVDKNVSVGSYSYRLKQVDFDGRFEYSSAVNVDIEAPAKFELSQNYPNPFNPSTKINFGLETDAQVKLSVFNILGQQVAVLANGFMTAGNHSVTFDAKNLTSGIYMAKIEAVGTNGKNFTSFIKMTLNK, encoded by the coding sequence ATGAAGAAGTTTTTCTTTACACTTTTTGTTCTGTTTGTTTCATCGGCAGTGGTTATCAATGCAGGTGAATATCAGAAGACTGGTCCTAAGCCGTCAGCCAACGGCCAGGTAAACATTGTTAATGGTCCTGGTCTCAGTACTCCGTTGAGTGCTGTTTCTGAATCATTTGAAGGCGCTACTTTCCCTCCGGCAGGATGGACCAAACTTTCACCTGACGGCGGTACAGGCTGGACCCGTATTACTGTTGGAACAACACCTCTTCCGGGATGGAATGGCGGTACTGCAACACCATTTTCAGCTACCAGCGGCGTTGGTATGGCTTATGTTACCTGGAATACAGGCGGCGCTACCTCTAATGATCAGTGGTTAATTACCCCTCAGATTACCAATGTAGGGCCTGGCTATCAGATTTCATTCGCAGTCAGAAAATTCTCCAACTATGCTGATAACCTTGATGTGAAAATTTCCACAACAGGAAACACAGCAACCACTAACTTCACGATCAACGTTGCTACTATAGCTTTTGCTGCAGCGGATACCGGCTGGATGTTAAAAACCTACGATATCGGCAGCTTAGTACCGGCTAACTCAAGCATCTATGTTGCTCTCCGCGAAAGAGTTGCTGATAACTTTAACGACGGTGATGCTCTCATGGTTGACGAGTTTTACTGCGGTATGGTTGTTCCGGTGGAATTAACCTCATTCAAAGCAGCTGCTGTTGGCAACGATGTTCAGCTTAACTGGGCAACTGCAACAGAAGTAAACAACAGAGGATTTGAAGTTCAGAGAAAAACCTCTAACGGTGATTTCGTGAGCGTTGGCTATGTAGGCGGCAACGGAACAACAACAGACAGAAAAGAATATTCGTTTGTTGACAAAAACGTATCTGTTGGTTCATACAGCTATCGCCTGAAACAGGTTGATTTTGACGGCCGTTTTGAATATTCATCAGCAGTTAATGTTGATATCGAAGCTCCTGCTAAATTCGAACTCAGCCAGAACTATCCTAATCCATTCAACCCTTCAACCAAAATTAACTTTGGTCTGGAAACAGATGCACAGGTTAAGCTGAGCGTATTCAATATTCTCGGTCAGCAGGTTGCAGTGCTTGCAAACGGATTCATGACCGCTGGCAATCATTCAGTTACTTTTGACGCAAAGAATCTTACCTCAGGTATCTATATGGCTAAAATTGAAGCTGTTGGAACCAACGGAAAGAACTTTACTTCATTCATTAAGATGACTCTTAATAAATAA
- a CDS encoding T9SS type A sorting domain-containing protein — MRRMLLFFICTVFSISVLHAQNDQAVIGIPSIKLNQISAPLTESTEGLLFDNGPLVSLPAGGCSGGDASILDGTVGGHTLYGWGANRNANFYMADDFTNTQLWTLDSLKFFTYQTGATAVTINGVYVQIWSGNPSAGGSVVWGDTVTNRLAVARLSNIYRAQSTTPTNCDRRVMEVIATCNAILPPGTYWVQWGLTGTLASGPWVPPVTIPGQAVTGNAQQKGPNGWTAALNGTTSANGAPFIVYGSDNIVPVELTSFAASVIGSTVELKWTTASEVNNRGFEVQRKSADGSFQSIAFVAGNGTTTEVREYLYADKNVVEGSYSYRLKQVDYDGRFEYSAAIETEVSAPAVFELSQNYPNPFNPSTVINFGLESDSKVKLAVYNALGQQVAVLVNGSMQAGSHSAEFNASSLPSGIYIAQIEAVDAAGKISRAAIKMTLNK, encoded by the coding sequence ATGAGAAGAATGTTACTGTTTTTTATCTGCACAGTTTTTAGCATATCAGTTCTCCATGCCCAGAATGACCAGGCTGTCATTGGAATTCCAAGCATTAAACTGAATCAGATAAGTGCTCCTCTTACTGAATCAACAGAAGGTCTTTTATTCGATAATGGTCCTCTTGTTTCTCTCCCGGCAGGCGGCTGCTCAGGCGGTGACGCAAGTATTTTAGACGGCACAGTCGGCGGTCACACCCTTTACGGATGGGGAGCAAACCGTAATGCAAACTTTTATATGGCTGATGATTTTACCAATACACAGCTCTGGACACTGGATTCTCTTAAGTTTTTTACCTATCAGACAGGTGCAACAGCCGTTACCATTAACGGTGTTTATGTTCAGATCTGGTCAGGAAATCCCTCAGCAGGCGGTTCAGTAGTTTGGGGTGACACAGTTACAAACAGACTGGCCGTTGCAAGACTTTCCAACATCTACAGAGCTCAGTCAACTACTCCAACAAATTGTGACAGAAGAGTAATGGAAGTTATTGCTACATGTAACGCTATTCTCCCTCCTGGTACCTATTGGGTACAGTGGGGCCTTACAGGCACATTAGCCTCTGGTCCTTGGGTACCTCCTGTTACCATCCCTGGTCAGGCAGTTACCGGTAACGCTCAGCAGAAAGGCCCGAACGGCTGGACTGCTGCTCTCAATGGAACTACTTCCGCCAACGGCGCTCCGTTCATTGTATATGGCTCAGACAACATCGTTCCTGTTGAACTCACCTCATTCGCAGCATCTGTCATCGGTTCAACCGTTGAACTGAAATGGACAACCGCTTCTGAAGTTAATAACAGAGGATTCGAAGTTCAGAGAAAATCTGCTGATGGTTCATTCCAGAGCATCGCTTTTGTTGCCGGCAACGGAACAACCACCGAAGTAAGAGAATACCTCTATGCTGATAAAAATGTTGTTGAAGGCAGCTACAGCTATCGCCTGAAACAGGTTGATTATGACGGAAGATTTGAATACTCAGCAGCTATTGAAACTGAAGTTTCAGCTCCGGCAGTATTTGAACTCAGCCAGAACTATCCTAATCCGTTCAACCCGTCAACGGTTATCAATTTCGGACTGGAATCTGATTCAAAAGTAAAGCTTGCTGTTTATAATGCACTCGGCCAGCAGGTCGCTGTTCTGGTGAACGGCTCAATGCAGGCAGGCAGCCACAGCGCTGAATTTAACGCTTCTTCACTTCCTTCAGGTATATATATTGCCCAGATTGAAGCAGTTGATGCCGCTGGAAAAATCTCCCGCGCAGCAATTAAAATGACCCTTAATAAATAA
- a CDS encoding DNA internalization-related competence protein ComEC/Rec2, whose protein sequence is MNYPLIPVTIALVMGILSADILQTGFTAHALLVSIFLAATLIIFRWRREFVYIPVLAASFFLGAARHELEEQNQPAPLFLDYFIRDIKIHGTVSSCELPASGNLSFSVKLDSVTGNGKTFFSGSTLLVSMYEDSSKKYNGLKQVKPGDKVVLPGNYYRLRSQANPYAFDEEFYYRNQGYAGRFRVTKPDSAVITGGSGYYYERMVHQVRKSSDSLLNSTFSADTYALLRGLLLADRSEIDIQTRKEFRDAGVIHVLAVSGLHMGFIAFLFSLIFTRLGLVKRDIGTIAGVIFFLAVTGFVITATRAGIMIILYLIGRIWQKDPDPVHTVFTAAMLILLWNPFEIYTAGFQLSFSAVLGILFYIKPLGDTFRVYKIKSSFLKATADLMLVSAAAQAGIFPFLLYHFGSVSLISPLSNLIVIPLTALIMSGGLLSAFLAVISGGTILFTADATEFLNSLLTGSAAFFAGAGFMIWKVEQISVPLILLFMGLAWLIRYWLTAEEMRYQVRIILTLLTMSSVFFIARNSGSIFEQGKLDVLFLDVGQGDAVLVSTPGGEKWLIDGGMLNKFSSAGEYRIMPFLERTMIDRIDYALLSHYDSDHYGGIAVLLKEGRIGTLIMPPEEPGEGSDDALRNLALINNTRIITATDTVIHSGGAAFCLMTPPGELPADEKKSNERSISLKLVYGKTAFLFTGDAPVKTERNLVEKFGGFLDADIFKAGHHGSKSSTGVEILAAASPEYVVFSSSPGNRYNHPADEVLQRVKDAGSMIARTDREGAQLFTSDGSKVHKRVWK, encoded by the coding sequence ATGAACTATCCGCTGATTCCGGTAACCATTGCCCTTGTCATGGGAATTCTTTCAGCGGATATTTTGCAGACCGGTTTTACTGCTCATGCACTACTCGTCTCAATTTTTCTTGCTGCTACTCTGATTATTTTCCGCTGGCGCCGTGAGTTTGTATATATTCCGGTTCTGGCAGCATCATTTTTCCTTGGTGCCGCCCGCCATGAACTGGAAGAACAGAATCAGCCTGCACCGTTGTTCCTTGATTATTTTATCCGGGATATTAAGATTCATGGAACAGTCTCCTCCTGCGAACTGCCAGCCAGTGGCAACCTCAGTTTTTCGGTGAAACTTGATTCAGTCACGGGAAATGGTAAAACATTTTTTTCAGGCAGCACGCTTCTGGTTAGTATGTATGAAGACAGCAGCAAGAAATATAACGGGTTAAAACAAGTTAAACCGGGGGATAAGGTCGTGTTACCGGGCAACTATTACCGTTTGCGTTCACAGGCGAATCCTTATGCATTTGATGAGGAGTTCTATTATAGAAATCAGGGATATGCCGGCCGCTTCCGTGTAACGAAGCCGGATTCAGCAGTGATTACCGGAGGATCCGGATACTACTATGAACGGATGGTACATCAGGTGAGAAAGTCTTCGGATTCATTGCTAAATTCAACTTTCTCCGCGGATACCTATGCACTTCTGAGAGGACTTCTTCTTGCTGACAGAAGCGAGATAGATATACAGACAAGGAAGGAATTCAGAGATGCCGGAGTGATACATGTGCTGGCGGTATCCGGTTTGCACATGGGTTTTATAGCGTTCCTGTTCAGTCTGATATTCACCCGGCTGGGGCTGGTGAAACGTGATATAGGCACCATCGCCGGAGTTATTTTTTTTCTTGCGGTAACGGGATTTGTCATTACTGCGACACGCGCGGGTATCATGATTATCCTTTATCTCATCGGAAGGATCTGGCAAAAAGATCCCGACCCTGTTCATACTGTCTTTACTGCCGCCATGCTTATTCTTCTCTGGAACCCTTTTGAGATATATACCGCGGGATTTCAGCTCTCCTTTTCTGCGGTGCTGGGGATTCTGTTTTATATTAAACCGCTGGGTGATACGTTTCGTGTATATAAAATTAAATCATCTTTCCTTAAAGCAACTGCTGATCTGATGCTGGTCTCTGCTGCTGCACAGGCAGGCATATTCCCGTTCCTCCTGTATCATTTTGGCAGTGTTTCACTTATTTCCCCCTTATCCAATCTGATTGTAATTCCGCTTACGGCATTGATCATGTCAGGCGGATTGCTTTCAGCATTTCTAGCAGTTATTTCAGGAGGCACAATCCTCTTTACCGCTGACGCGACGGAGTTTCTTAATTCACTTCTTACCGGTTCAGCGGCATTTTTTGCCGGGGCCGGTTTCATGATCTGGAAAGTCGAACAAATAAGTGTACCGTTAATCTTGCTATTTATGGGGCTGGCCTGGCTTATCCGGTACTGGCTGACTGCTGAGGAAATGCGCTATCAGGTAAGGATCATTCTCACGCTGCTCACCATGAGTTCTGTTTTTTTTATCGCACGGAACAGCGGAAGCATTTTTGAACAAGGAAAACTTGATGTTCTCTTCCTTGATGTCGGGCAAGGTGATGCTGTTCTCGTTTCAACCCCCGGGGGTGAAAAGTGGCTGATTGACGGGGGAATGTTAAACAAATTCAGCAGTGCCGGAGAATACAGGATCATGCCGTTTCTCGAACGGACGATGATTGACCGGATAGACTATGCCCTTCTTTCACACTATGATTCAGATCATTACGGCGGGATAGCAGTTCTTTTAAAAGAGGGAAGAATTGGTACCTTAATTATGCCTCCTGAAGAACCAGGAGAAGGATCGGACGATGCTCTTAGAAATCTTGCTCTGATAAATAACACAAGGATAATAACCGCCACGGATACAGTAATTCACTCAGGAGGGGCCGCATTCTGTCTTATGACACCTCCGGGAGAACTCCCCGCGGATGAAAAGAAGTCCAATGAAAGAAGTATTTCCCTTAAATTAGTATATGGTAAAACTGCATTTCTTTTCACCGGAGATGCACCGGTAAAGACAGAAAGAAATCTGGTAGAAAAGTTCGGCGGATTTCTTGATGCAGATATATTCAAAGCCGGACATCACGGAAGCAAGTCCTCCACAGGCGTGGAGATCCTTGCGGCGGCATCTCCTGAGTATGTCGTCTTTAGCAGCAGTCCCGGAAACCGGTATAATCATCCGGCTGATGAAGTATTACAGCGGGTGAAGGATGCCGGAAGTATGATAGCAAGGACGGACCGGGAAGGGGCGCAGCTTTTTACCAGTGACGGAAGCAAAGTTCATAAGAGAGTATGGAAATAA
- a CDS encoding T9SS type A sorting domain-containing protein, with the protein MKRTFLPFFILLLLSMNLMAQDSREISPELRGFTQSNPTEAMWDVVFDVNIQAATGGALGHAGVVWIPTLQQFWVSRWASGSIIVFNAAGTAVDSFVTSGFTGTRGLTWDGEFVYAVANTAAIRKIDPATRATVATITTPSTVTGRFVSFDPTADGGNGGFWMGNWNAGNLNYYLVSRTGALLTQINNTAITGTYGLTWDGRSPGGPYLWVWSQGAGANTPQNIIQISIATGQPTGVQHDVLTDVGLGNAGAIGGGLFLSTDFVAGKLVLGGVLQGVPDRLFAYELLTLDAGVLQPFNLTAPAAGTVVTSVPNSTTPVTITWDTSRAGASYKWIFGSPTVPPRLLTFPAGSNSLTLTLGQIDQLLAENGVPPGGSVVGQWDVWAFRGNLPDNDSLKAANGPRAITLQRALPALTPFALSNPANNSTVVTSVFNGTPVNINWRKSGDGVTYKWKFGTGLKGVNAVVLTLPANGGGYDTALTVINNQLDAVLGTLGVNPGDSISGQWAVWAYNGLDSLRSTDVFNITFKRQGKGDVLIAYDSSSVACRASKDSVSAWLSGRGISFDLFNRGTNTSTNAISFRGYKKVLFIGEGTSSMSIRQKDSLKAYLSNPPQGQRSRAAIFSEDIGYNYGRSASTYYDLDFVNNWLGWNFVLDRPASGANQGLVGSHINFNIPDSTVGSWPDVISRFDPNTTHDLYKFRGDGATNAIGKVGATYTIVTFGVDLESLRPAIDGPGGSPIGRFLDGAFQYLDTDGTIPVELTSFKGSVTDGVVRLEWTTATEVNNAGFEIERKSQNGTFQNIGFKPGYGTTSEPKVYSFADNSVPAGTYIYRLKQVDHDGTFSYSPEVEVDVTAPAEFSLSQNYPNPFNPSTTIKFGLRVESRVSLKIFNTLGQEVMLLISENREAGVHSLSFDASKLSSGVYFYKIEANGVDGSTFAETKKMILTK; encoded by the coding sequence ATGAAAAGAACCTTTTTACCATTTTTCATTCTTCTCCTGCTTTCAATGAACCTTATGGCTCAGGATAGCAGAGAAATATCTCCTGAACTGAGAGGATTTACTCAGAGCAACCCCACTGAGGCAATGTGGGATGTTGTATTTGATGTAAATATCCAGGCTGCAACAGGCGGAGCATTAGGACATGCCGGAGTTGTCTGGATTCCTACATTACAGCAGTTTTGGGTTTCCCGCTGGGCCTCTGGTTCAATCATAGTTTTCAATGCTGCCGGAACGGCAGTTGACTCATTTGTCACTTCAGGATTTACCGGTACACGCGGTCTTACCTGGGATGGTGAATTTGTTTATGCAGTTGCTAACACTGCAGCTATCAGAAAAATTGATCCGGCTACCAGAGCAACAGTGGCTACCATTACAACTCCATCTACGGTTACCGGTCGTTTCGTAAGCTTCGATCCTACCGCTGACGGCGGAAATGGCGGTTTCTGGATGGGTAACTGGAATGCCGGCAATCTCAATTATTATCTTGTCAGCAGAACAGGTGCTCTGCTCACGCAGATAAATAATACTGCTATTACAGGAACCTATGGTCTTACCTGGGACGGCAGATCACCGGGTGGTCCTTACCTTTGGGTTTGGAGCCAGGGTGCGGGAGCAAACACTCCGCAAAACATAATCCAGATTAGCATTGCTACAGGGCAGCCAACTGGTGTTCAGCACGATGTTCTTACTGATGTTGGTTTAGGTAACGCAGGAGCAATTGGAGGCGGACTTTTCCTTTCAACTGATTTCGTTGCCGGTAAACTTGTTCTTGGCGGTGTTCTCCAGGGTGTTCCTGACAGACTGTTTGCTTATGAACTTCTGACCCTTGATGCCGGTGTTCTTCAGCCATTTAACCTTACCGCTCCTGCTGCCGGTACAGTTGTAACCTCCGTACCTAACTCAACTACCCCGGTAACCATTACCTGGGATACTTCAAGAGCCGGTGCTTCATATAAATGGATTTTCGGAAGTCCTACCGTTCCTCCAAGACTTCTTACTTTCCCTGCAGGTTCTAACTCTTTAACTCTCACACTTGGTCAGATTGACCAGCTGCTTGCTGAAAATGGCGTTCCTCCGGGAGGAAGCGTTGTAGGCCAGTGGGACGTGTGGGCATTCAGAGGCAATTTACCTGACAACGATTCACTGAAAGCTGCAAACGGCCCGAGAGCAATAACTCTGCAGAGAGCTCTCCCGGCTCTTACTCCATTTGCACTTTCCAATCCTGCAAATAACTCAACCGTGGTTACTTCAGTATTTAACGGCACACCTGTTAATATTAACTGGAGAAAATCAGGAGACGGTGTTACTTACAAATGGAAATTCGGAACCGGATTAAAGGGAGTAAATGCAGTAGTACTTACTCTTCCTGCAAATGGCGGCGGATATGATACCGCTCTTACAGTGATTAATAATCAGCTTGACGCTGTTCTCGGAACTCTCGGTGTTAATCCTGGTGACTCCATCAGCGGTCAGTGGGCAGTCTGGGCATATAACGGCCTCGATTCTCTCCGCTCCACCGATGTATTTAACATTACCTTCAAGAGACAGGGTAAGGGCGATGTGCTTATTGCATATGACTCATCCAGTGTTGCATGCCGTGCATCAAAAGATTCAGTTTCTGCATGGCTTAGCGGAAGGGGTATCTCCTTTGACCTCTTCAACAGAGGTACAAACACTTCCACAAATGCAATCTCTTTCAGAGGATATAAAAAGGTGCTCTTCATCGGTGAAGGAACTTCATCAATGTCTATAAGACAGAAAGATTCACTTAAAGCATATCTTTCAAATCCGCCTCAGGGTCAGAGATCTCGAGCCGCTATCTTCTCTGAAGATATCGGTTATAACTATGGCAGATCTGCTTCTACCTATTATGATCTTGATTTCGTTAACAACTGGCTTGGCTGGAACTTTGTTCTTGACAGACCGGCTTCAGGTGCAAACCAGGGCTTAGTTGGTTCACATATCAACTTCAATATCCCTGACAGTACTGTTGGTTCATGGCCTGATGTTATTTCACGTTTTGATCCTAATACCACTCATGACCTCTATAAGTTCAGAGGCGATGGTGCAACTAATGCAATCGGAAAAGTCGGAGCTACCTATACAATCGTAACTTTTGGTGTTGACCTTGAGTCACTCCGTCCTGCGATTGATGGTCCTGGCGGTTCACCAATCGGACGTTTCCTGGATGGCGCTTTCCAGTATCTTGATACAGACGGAACCATTCCTGTTGAACTGACCTCATTCAAGGGCTCAGTAACAGACGGTGTTGTTCGTCTTGAGTGGACAACTGCTACTGAAGTTAACAACGCAGGATTTGAAATCGAAAGAAAGAGCCAGAACGGTACTTTCCAGAATATCGGATTCAAACCTGGTTACGGAACCACCAGCGAACCAAAAGTATATTCATTCGCCGATAACTCAGTTCCTGCCGGTACCTATATCTACAGACTGAAACAGGTTGACCATGACGGTACTTTCTCCTATAGTCCTGAAGTTGAAGTTGATGTTACAGCTCCTGCTGAATTCTCACTCAGCCAGAACTATCCGAACCCGTTTAACCCTTCAACCACCATTAAGTTCGGTTTAAGAGTTGAATCACGCGTATCGCTCAAAATCTTCAACACTCTCGGCCAGGAAGTAATGCTCCTGATCAGCGAGAACAGAGAAGCCGGCGTTCACTCACTCAGCTTTGATGCTTCAAAACTGAGCAGCGGCGTTTACTTCTACAAGATTGAAGCTAACGGTGTTGACGGTTCAACATTCGCTGAAACTAAGAAGATGATTCTTACCAAGTAA
- the purE gene encoding 5-(carboxyamino)imidazole ribonucleotide mutase, producing MKNPVVGIIMGSDSDLPVMNEAAEVLNEFKVSYEVKIVSAHRTPDLMADYALKARDRGIKVIIAGAGGAAHLPGMTAAYTTLPVIGVPVKGKSLDGLDSLLSIVQMPGGVPVAAVAINQAKNAGLLAVQILALGDEVLAEKLAVYKKNLHHESAQKNFLLNL from the coding sequence ATGAAAAATCCCGTTGTCGGAATAATAATGGGAAGTGATTCAGACCTTCCCGTGATGAATGAGGCAGCTGAAGTACTCAATGAGTTTAAAGTTTCCTATGAGGTGAAAATTGTCTCCGCTCACCGCACACCCGACCTGATGGCTGATTATGCTTTGAAGGCAAGAGACCGGGGGATTAAGGTGATTATTGCCGGGGCAGGAGGCGCTGCCCATCTGCCCGGTATGACTGCTGCCTATACAACACTTCCGGTAATCGGAGTGCCGGTAAAAGGGAAGTCTCTTGACGGTCTTGATTCACTTCTTTCCATTGTACAGATGCCGGGGGGAGTGCCTGTTGCAGCGGTTGCGATTAATCAGGCAAAGAACGCGGGCCTGCTGGCAGTTCAGATTCTTGCGCTTGGTGATGAGGTGCTGGCTGAAAAACTCGCGGTCTATAAAAAGAATCTGCACCACGAGTCAGCGCAGAAGAATTTTTTACTCAACCTTTGA